The following are from one region of the Nicotiana tabacum cultivar K326 chromosome 3, ASM71507v2, whole genome shotgun sequence genome:
- the LOC107817248 gene encoding mitogen-activated protein kinase kinase kinase 20-like, whose protein sequence is MDWVRGEAVGHGSFGKVSFAIPRKQSTQAMVVKSSAASRSTTLMNEKTILDELKSCPNIIRCLGDNYSYENGEKLYNVLLEYAAGGDLSNKLKNSGDHRLPEFEVKKYTKALLKGLHYIHKTGYVHCDIKLQNILLGDDGQVKIADFGLAKRVESKKDDNLRCELRGTPLYMAPEMVTGGEQGTPADIWALGCVVAEMAAGVPVWNYSNITQLLMTIGVGDELPEFPAKLSEQGKDFLEKCFVKDPRKRWTAEMLLNHPFVADQHYDDATVTLNDETCGSGTPSTSPRCPFDFPDWVSDASAESSAACSITSLPSPAIQELLNLNGGSWSTAPAERLRVLVGERRPESDWSAADDWVSVR, encoded by the coding sequence ATGGATTGGGTTAGAGGTGAAGCTGTAGGTCATGGAAGCTTTGGTAAAGTGAGTTTTGCAATACCCAGAAAGCAGAGCACTCAAGCTATGGTGGTCAAATCTTCTGCCGCTTCTCGTTCAACTACACTAATGAACGAGAAGACAATTTTGGATGAGCTTAAAAGTTGCCCCAATATTATCCGCTGCCTTGGCGACAACTATTCCTACGAAAATGGCGAAAAGTTGTACAATGTCTTATTGGAATATGCTGCAGGGGGTGATTTATCAAATAAGCTCAAGAATTCAGGTGATCATAGATTGCCGGAATTTGAAGTCAAGAAATACACCAAGGCCTTATTGAAAGGGCTACACTATATCCACAAGACTGGTTATGTTCACTGTGATATTAAGCTTCAAAATATTCTTTTAGGCGATGATGGTCAAGTCAAAATTGCTGATTTTGGGTTGGCAAAGAGGGTCGAATCAAAGAAAGATGATAACTTGCGATGTGAATTAAGGGGTACTCCGTTGTACATGGCGCCGGAAATGGTTACCGGCGGCGAACAGGGGACTCCCGCCGATATCTGGGCACTTGGGTGTGTGGTTGCTGAGATGGCAGCAGGAGTTCCAGTCTGGAATTACTCAAATATAACCCAACTACTGATGACAATTGGAGTTGGTGATGAGTTGCCTGAATTTCCCGCGAAGTTATCGGAACAAGGAAAAGATTTTCTAGAGAAGTGTTTTGTGAAAGACCCAAGAAAGAGATGGACGGCTGAGATGCTTCTGAACCATCCCTTTGTTGCTGATCAACATTACGATGATGCCACTGTTACATTGAATGACGAAACATGCGGGAGTGGCACTCCTTCGACTTCTCCTAGGTGCCCATTTGATTTCCCAGATTGGGTATCTGATGCCTCTGCTGAATCCTCAGCAGCCTGTTCAATTACATCTCTGCCCTCGCCGGCAATTCAAGAATTGCTGAATTTAAACGGCGGGTCATGGTCCACAGCGCCGGCTGAGAGGTTGCGAGTATTAGTTGGTGAACGCAGACCTGAATCTGACTGGTCTGCTGCTGATGACTGGGTCAGCGTTAGATGA
- the LOC142176945 gene encoding uncharacterized protein LOC142176945 → MAGNEATQLEHNHPLFLQASYAPVLVLVPIKLTGPENYAVWSRAMKLALRGKCKLGFVDGTTVANELMLGIVFASKKVWSDFKEKFDRCSLTRIYHLWTEIATLKQGTDSVTTNYSRMSDLWNALDVLAPKSSCDCKEPRPSLELLEQIRLLQFLMALNESYSNVRSNVLMKRPVVSVNEAYAIVIREESQRSLGVGDINKDPFTMMAGKT, encoded by the exons ATGGCAGGAAATGAGGCAACTCAACTTGAACACAATCATCCACTCTTTCTTCAAGCTTCATATGCTCCTGTGTTAGTATTAGTCCCAATAAAGCTCACAGGGCCAGAAAATTATGCCGTGTGGAGCAGGGCGATGAAATTAGCTCTGAGGGGAAAATGTAAGCTGGGATTTGTGGATGGAAC CACAGTTGCGAATGAATTGATGCTGGGAATTGTGTTTGCATCAAAGAAAGTATGGAGTGATTTCAAAGAAAAGTTTGATAGATGCAGTTTAACGAGAATCTATCACTTGTGGACAGAAATAGCTACTCTAAAACAAGGTACAGATTCAGTAACAACCAATTATTCTAGAATGAGCGATTTGTGGAATGCATTAGATGTGCTGGCCCCTAAATCTTCCTGTGATTGTAAGGAGCCTAGACCTTCACTTGAACTTCTAGAGCAAATTAGGTTACTGCAGTTTCTTATGGCTCTGAATGAGAGCTATAGCAATGTTAGGAGCAATGTTCTCATGAAGAGACCAGTTGTTTCAGTAAACGAGGCCTATGCGATAGTAATTCGGGAGGAAAGTCAGAGATCACTAGGAGTTGGTGACATAAACAAAGATCCCTTCACTATGATGGCAGGAAAGACTTAG
- the LOC142176961 gene encoding uncharacterized protein LOC142176961, protein MFGLICEHCGYKGHLKENCYKIIGYPADFKSKRKFQSGGQKTYANAASTEELGTTMNQFQGHVLAEDQYNHLLGLLNKPLAGQCSSNMAGIISQFSSASMVDWIIDSGATHHITHNKEVLSNVKSMKGQSNNGVQLPTGIRAKIEHTENVEILTDQWELFNGKVLGIGKELAGLYLLNKQAAISMLTGMIQRKETESDLWHLRLGHAAMRTVQQIPSIKNKISSSEAGDCDICPWQNNNQFAATMKFLRSHNGSEFFNSKCNELLASLGIVHQSSCAYTPQQNGIVERKHSHILEMARALKFQSGVYIRDDTFKEHIFPFKDIGSDEDDMFTQSPAHTQLLSSDTPLIHPSSTQQEGHVDNSSISSVPALDQQDHDNNLEDSFLDPSPNPCDIEPKSHQSAKETEVVNEVIEPTSLVVSPTNVPPAEPNQPSIATESQLPQPTKYARPQKNSNPPVWHKDYVVQTKSSNNCKYPLSSHLAYHHLSPAYQSYLGMFSAHTEPKSFKDVVKDQNWINAME, encoded by the exons ATGTTTGGGTTGATATGTGAACATTGTGGCTACAAAGGACACTTGAAAGAAAATTGCTACAAAATCATTGGTTATCCAGCAGATTTCAAAAGCAAAAGGAAGTTTCAGAGTGGAGGACAAAAGACCTATGCTAATGCAGCAAGCACTGAAGAGCTGGggacaactatgaatcaatttcAAGGACATGTGTTAGCTGAGGATCAATATAATCATCTATTGGGACTACTAAACAAACCACTAGCTGGACAATGCTCATCCAACATGGCAGGTATAATTTCTCAATTCTCTAGTGCTTCAATGGTAGATTGGATAATAGATTCCGGAGCTACACATCACATTACTCACAATAAAGAGGTTCTAAGTAATGTTAAGAGTATGAAGGGTCAAAGTAACAATGGAGTGCAATTACCAACTGGAATAAGAGCAAAGATAGAACATACTGAAAATGTAGAAATTTTAACAGATCAGTGG GAACTCTTCAATGGGAAGGTACTGGGAATTGGTAAAGAGTTAGCAGGCTTGTACTTGTTGAATAAGCAAGCAGCAATATCGATGTTAACTGGTATGATTCAGAGAAAGGAAACAGAATCTGATCTTTGGCATCTGAGGTTGGGACATGCAGCCATGAGGACTGTTCAGCAAATCCCAAGCATAAAGAATAAAATTAGTAGTAGTGAAGCTGGTGACTGTGATATATGCCCCTGGCAAAACAAT AATCAGTTTGCTGCTACTATGAAGTTTTTAAGATCTCATAATGGTTCAGAGTTTTTCAATTCTAAGTGCAATGAACTGTTGGCTTCACTTGGTATTGTACATCAAAGTAGTTGTGCTtacactccacaacaaaatggcaTTGTGGAAAGAAAGCACAGTCACATTTTGGAAATGGCAAGAGCACTAAAATTTCAGAGTGGAGTCTACATTAG AGATGATACCTTCAAGGAGCATATCTTTCCATTTAAAGACATTGGCAGTGATGAAGATGATATGTTCACTCAAAGTCCTGCTCATACTCAACTTCTGTCATCAGACACTCCACTTATTCATCCTTCATCAACACAGCAAGAAGGGCATGTTGATAACAGTTCTATATCTTCTGTACCAGCACTGGATCAACAAGATCATGACAATAACCTTGAAGATAGCTTCCTTGATCCAAGTCCTAATCCTTGTGATATTGAGCCAAAATCCCACCAATCTGCAAAGGAGACAGAGGTTGTGAATGAAGTGATTGAACCAACAAGTCTTGTAGTCTCACCCACAAATGTCCCTCCAGCTGAACCAAATCAACCTTCTATTGCCACAGAGTCACAACTACCTCAACCTACTAAATATGCCAGACCTCAAAAGAACTCTAATCCTCCTGTTTGGCATAAGGATTATGTAGTTCAAACCAAATCCTCAAATAACTGCAAATATCCTTTGTCTTCTCATCTTGCTTACCATCATCTATCACCCGCATATCAATCCTACCTAGGAATGTTCTCAGCTCATACAGAGCCAAAATCCTTCAAGGATGTTGTTAAAGATCAGAATTGGATCAATGCAATGGAATAA